The Cicer arietinum cultivar CDC Frontier isolate Library 1 chromosome 1, Cicar.CDCFrontier_v2.0, whole genome shotgun sequence genome contains the following window.
ACTTAACCCCAAAATATTTCATGAGTTATTGTGAAATTATATGTTGATTGTGATTGTtggatattttataatataatattggaCCAAAAGGAAATTAGAGTtcaatatctatatatatactTTAACGCCCCACAATGAGTCTcgtatttgaaatcaaaatattttaaaattattgtaattttaatctttttaaatgTAGTATTAATTATGCTATCTACTTAATGAATTCTAGTGCTAtgcatttaataataataataataataataataataataataataataataataataataataataataataatattgagctCATTAGAGTCGTAtgaatgtcttttttacttataaataagattaatattgtaacaaaaattacataaaatataatattcttaTTTAGCATCTCTTATTCTCTTTTCTCTCATTCATCtctattcttctaaattttgtcATTGTTTTGATTAGTTCACAATACATTATTAGTACGAAGCTCTAAGAATCATAGAACGAGTATTGATATTAGCATCAATGGGGATATGTGTCTCGCCGATAGTGCAACTATTCACATGATTCTCAAAgatataaactattttcttaTTTAGTGAATCGAAAAACTGAAATTAGTACCATATCTAGTACAATGTAGTATTAATTATGCTATCTACTTAATGAATTCTAGTGCTAtgcatttaataataataataataataataataataataataataataataataatattgagctCATTAGAGTCGTAtgaatgtcttttttacttataaataagattaatattgtaacaaaaattacataaaatataatattcttaTTTAGCATCTCTTATTCTCTTTTCTCTCATTCATCtctattcttctaaattttgtcATTGTTTTGATTAGTTCACAATACATTATTAGTACGAAGCTCTAAGAATCATAGAACGAGTATTGATATTAGCATCAATGGGGATATGTGTCTCGCCGATAGTGCAACTATTCACATGATTCTCAAAgatataaactattttcttaTTTAGTGAATCGAAAAACTGAAATTAGTACCATATCTAGTACCCAGGAGATGATTGAAGGCTATAGAAGAGCTAACATATCATTATATAgaagaacaaaattatatattgagaATCCATTATATTCCTCCAAGtctcatataaatttattaagttTTAAGGATATTCGTCTAAATGGATACCATTGAGACAAAAAATGAAGAAGGTATTGAATACCTCTGTATCACAAAATATAATTAGGATCAAACATGTGTACTTAGAAAAGTTGTCCGCTTTTTCCTCTGTTTTGTACTACACTTATATATACAATTAAAGCACATgtaattgtaaataaaaaatttacaaatgataataaatttattatttggcaTGATTGATTGGGACATCCCGTGTCTATAATGATGcgataaataattgaaaattcatATGATCATCAATTGAAGAGTCAATGGATTTTCCGGTCTTATAAGTTCTCATGTATCTCTTGTTCACAAGGGGAATTGATAATTTGTTGTTCACAAGGGGAATTGATAATTTGACCATCGCCCATACAATTTGGAAGTAAATCTCTAAATTTTTGGCTAAATTGCActtgcggtcccttaacttaatttcagttaacgttttagtcatttatttattttttttttcgagttgatcttttattttaattttaaatgacaatttgatattctAAATGTTTTTACAGCGTACTTGTATAGCTCATTTGATAGTGACGTCTATATGAAGCTCTTTGAATGATTTAATTTGCCTGATGCCAATGGTCCAAAATCTCGATAAGACTACTCCATACAATTGAACAAGTCTCTCTATCATAAACTTGTGATATAATCATTGAATATTTATTAAGGgagagatataaaaaaatattctacttGTCCctgtatttttatgaaaagaTCCAAAAATGAATTTGGCATAATTGTGTTTATGTTGATCACATAATGTTATTGGAACATGTGAATAGCTTCCAAAAGCCATAGATTGCCTAAAATAAGAGATGAAATAAAAGTCATAGATTGTGAAGGAAGGGATATATTAAAGGAGATTGAACGAaacatatttctttaaaaaaaaaaaaattcactcatGTTCTGCAAAAGAGCAATGAGATAAACATTCAACGAATTAATTTGTGTGATAATTTTGTGGTCATTTTTACAAAGTCACTCCCAAATAGAATCTTTGAGCTAGCATATGGTCTTAAAGTTTGACCTTTGTCGTCTCATAGATATTTATATGGTTGAGGGAAAAATAATTACACTATGTAATTCACAAAaggatattatatttttttttgttactattttttttttcacgtatttttttaataatattttaatgagaCATATCATCGATAAACAAATAAACATTTAATGAAGAACCTATTAGTGTTATAAATAAGAATAACCTTGTAGCATAAACtacacaaaaagaaaataatactatttactctttcttttctcttatttatctttattcttttaaatattacctttattttgattaattcacaaaaaataataaatatatcaataattaacaaaaataatttgataaaacgTTTATTCTCTTTCATTCATTAATAACTCATTCTTGATTTGCTTAAAACAATTTGATTAACCGTTATAATGAAACAAAGTAGTACTAATAATGCCATAAGGAATTTATTGTTTCTTGTTTGATGAGTGCTAGTTAAAAATAATCTAAAGAGAAATTTGTAGGCTTCCGACatcttataattataattaagtgaattaattataataatatttatcatatattataagCTAATTCTTTAaagaaatacatatttttaaatattaaataaaataaaataatacatttttaattttaattatttgatttgagatttatctatatttaatttagtaATGTGTACCTGTCTATTTTTTCTGGCTCAATTAATTGCCATGTGTGTCTAGACTCATTTTTACGAAAGATGAAAACAATTGAAAAcatatgaataaattttgatacatttaaatatttttggataaGTGCTTTGAACCGTCAAAAGAAATTTTAActcaaaattgtaatttgaaatttgtatttcaaccttgtttttggttttaaaattattattcatttttgttttacataaacacattcaaacataaattatcttataatttattttaaaaaaaattaattttttaaaatcattttatttaacatcaaatttaattactatGAATTAAACACTTTCAACGTCAATTTTTGCTACTATAGGAGTTATTTTATACCCTGTTTAATCATGACTTCTTTTTTTATGTATACTCTTTTGTTTACCTTAATAATTTCTGTGGGCCTCTCAAAAAATATTCTGTGGGCTTCTCAAAAAATATTCTGTGGGCTTCCTAATTAAATGGCGGGCTTCTTAATTAAATGGTTTCTGCACGAAATTGACTATGTGTTAAGCTACTATTAAAATTCCCCATAAGTACTTGAATGTGAATAAATAATTTACCAAACATTGACATTTCAATTAGTTTGGTACATACAATTGATCCATGAAACCTTTTTCAGTACTTCTCCAATTCATCTATAGTAATAACCATATCATATATCTCATCAAACTTCAACATTTGAATTTCTATATTATGTAATGGTCTTTTAGCATGTCCATAAGAATATTATAGGATAAAATAATAAAGCgattatacaaaaaataacaatataaaagAGAAACGTCAAATGACATAGCTAggatatcaaaatttaattttatagatcACTTAATCACCTTTTAATTGGATTGaaagttattaaaaatttatcatattctatgcaaataaaaaattaattgatagcTTATCATATTATTTTACCAGATAAGTAAATGTCGACTATTATTAGATAATTATATCATGCTAGTGAATGTGTATAAACTGTgtgaaattgaaatatttaatatacaCGATAAcaaagataagaaaaataatgtcaCATGATTCAATAGCTAAATTGATTAACTActctatataaaatattattaagtgATGTAAGTGTTTAAAGTTTCATGACAAGTGTAGCTGGATCATGTCATATAAGAGAACGAAATTAATAGATAACATATAGATCTCAACAAGAAACTCTTCTTCATACCTATAAAGATTTTCCAAACCGAGcttatatatacttttattgTTCACCAATTCGtctttttatacttttttttttatgatgatcaaaattgaatcaaacaGAAAGAATAGAACTCAAAAAAATCGAATTAAACGAAAGTATAAAGGTAATAATaggaaaaaaattatcaaatagtAAGTCTCAAACACACCACACACTTTCCACTACACAACACATGATAAGTATTTTTGTTTCCTAAAcgtgattattattatttttttagaaagctgTAAAAATCACGCTCTGGATTAATTTTCACTCAATTAGTTTGTAGTTTGTTTTAATGTTATCAACAGAACATTCATTCAATACAAATTCTTCTTGAACGTTGATATTTTGGTATAATATTTCCAAAAAGagtaacaaataaaatatatagatcAAGAATCAAATATTGGATTGAAGAAGAACGGGTAAATGGTAATGCCCACATACATTATTTGTGCTGAGTTCGATGAAAATTTGCTATTATTTCTATCTCTTTTTGGTACTACTactatttctattttcttttcatatatatattataaatttaatcaactttagtgtttttaatgttacatattatagacataaatattttatatactttaattttattataggtTAAATACCACttgtagtcccttaacttaatttcagttaacgttttagtcatttatcttttttttttttttcttctcccgatttggtcttttattttaattttaagtgacaatttgattttttatgttttaaaatgttaacaaagttatcttttttttacaaaaattaaaaaattcatcaaagttttcaaacaaaaccaataaatttaattatatttctttaatataaaataaacttcatcaaatttgtagcttaaatctttaaataaactcatattttttattttttatttgatattgttagagatgaaaatatgagtttatttaaagatttaagttatgaatttgatgaaattgcattatattgaggatgataattaattttatgggttttgtttgaaatttttgataaacgttttgaatttttgtaaaaaataaggataatattgttgacattttaaaacataaaagatcaaattgtcacttaaaattaaaataaaggaccaaatcgggaaaaaaaaaactaaatgactaaaacgttaactaaaattaattaagttaagggatcacatatgatatttaacatttattatatttataaatatttaattattttataatattaacttaaatatgataatttttttttcaaattcataatttttaattttaacgaatttaaattatttttaaatcaatatttcaataaatttgAATGCATATAgtttattagtatataaaataCAGTTTCCAAATACTACACGATTATCATATATGTGATGACATGCAACATTATCCACCGATCTATGACGCACTATGTAAATGGTCCCATTCAATTTTGCCATGCAATTTTTCTTAAAGAACCACAAATTagtacaaataaaattataaaactgttcattttttttataaatgaaatatttcaatttttgcgGCTATGTAATTCTTGTACTCAACCATCAAATTTGgaagaaaataaaaggaataaGACAAGGAAATACAACCGCTCACCAATACTTTTCCAAATGGAAAAAGCAACACCATATATatcttttcttttaaattataagcaATTTAGTttatatgtaaataaatttGTGGTGTCATATATATAACCGCTTGAAATAATAACCGTCCATGAGTAATTGTGGTTGAATgtccttataaatatttttacattgatatatgtatatttattaaTCTCTAAATTTCTTTGCTATAACtaaactcattttttaaaatgaaattatttcacTATAAATTTTactctatttttatatttctttgttGATAATGTTGGTTCATGAAGAGACTAAAACATGAGAGGATTATTCTCGTATTGAATTAAAAGATCAATCACACAAATAAATtgaatacaatattttttatctataattttatataattcattccttttttatatgtatatcaATATCTATTTTTTCATCCAAATCTAACACACAGTTGACACATCAATTTCCTTTCTCATGTGTCAGTTACATCAATTCTTCTAGATATGCTTCTTTCAAGCGATTTTTTGATTCGGATACATTTGCATCACCATTAGTGCACATACATCAATTAGACATAATTTGATTACTCTATTATTAGAAAGACTATTAATACAGTGAGTCAATCATTTTTGTTGAACTATGGACTCTCATACATATCATAGTTAAGTTATAAATGATAATCATGACATTTCATTAAGAACAATAATATAAGTGGATTGAATATATAtcagatatttattaaaattttaagatattataTACTTTAGTCATcacatttatcaaatttaatttttcattcaatATGAGATATCTAACTATCAATCTATgcactaatattttaaaatctctaaaatccaaaagatacatttttttatagatccgaacaataaatttattaactttttatgcaaaaaaaagaatttgattcTTAAATCCTCGAGCCTctataaatttgtaattaattagtaattctattatgtcaaaaaatatttctctaaATAGATAATATAAGAAACTCATTCATCAATCTAATAACAATAACATTGTTGTTCTAAGATACAAAATTCGATTAAATGAAATTTTGgtatttatgaaattttaaaattttatttttagtcttagtTAAGAAAAGACAAAACGCATTATGCGATCCTTTAAATTATACGAAAATAATaggttagttttttttattgcttTATAACAAGTTAgtcctatattttttatttatgttaagttcgtcttttatgtttgtaaatatttatattaattatcttAATTACAAACTagttaaatgaaaataaaaaatgtcctTAAATCATAGCTGAATTGACAAATGTTGATATTGATTAATAGTCATAAAACCATAAATCctcaatcaaatttttaaaaaataattaaataagagaaaatttgAATCAGAAAtattttaaggtttttaaaattaaatgcaaAATTCTCTCGAAATCACACGTAAATTTATCATGTTGTTCtttatataattgataacaaaacttataatatcatttaaaaatctcaaacaaaaaataattaaaataaaattataactaaaaatagttcaatattataaattttaaaaacataataaactATACATtgtattttccaaaaaaaaaaaaactggaaaataagtttttagtgaCAATATAGTTTATATTGAGTATTGAGCATTGAGCATTGTTATAGAGTTAAATTCAACTTGTGCAAGAAGGATATATGTGAGTATGTTTTGGTATAATACAAACACCTGTATTGAGCTTGGTTTGAAGATTAATTTGTCCATGtagatttttgttgttattcATAAGAAAGTGCAGAAAATATAGATTGAAAAAATGGAAGAATGAAATGAATTCTGAAGACACCACAGCACATTGTTAAGTTATGATTGATTATGACTCAGCATACACACAGCATTTTCCCATTTTGTCCCTTCTCCACGTGTGATGTTAATCCTCAACCTATCATTCAATTCGTGAACATTAAAACCAATCACTTGTTGTGTGAGTCTCTTTGCTTCCACGCACCACCTACCCTACTCTCTCCAATCATCCCTATGCCACTATATCCATTTCTTATTGAGACAAATTCAAACTATATACTAATAACATTCATTCATTAATCAACACTATATAGTATATAATACTCCATCTTGCTATTGCTATGAGGTGAGTGACTCATTTTGGATAATGTTTTTCACGGAATTCGATTCAATTAGATTCGAATCTATCCTTCTGTCGGCTCCAAGGAACATCATCATATAGAATTACCTATTTTttagaactttattttgattcaaGTGGCCTTTAGCTcataaacaaattcaaatgttttttaataaaaaatatgtagttGACAGAAATTATCTTattaaaaatcatcaaaaaatatgatacaaactttacacatataataatatcataaagGAACGATAAGTTAATTAAGCTCACAAATTTAAACATCAGTACtaaaatttaagaattaattaaatatggaAAATTATTCCTAGTAATTgataatgttaataataataataataatataatacaatataatatcaTGCTTATGTTAGCCTTAAATTAGCCATATCCAACTCATCTACACAACATAtcgaaatgtcatttttgaggaattattattaatgttttattttattatttgttgtaTAGTAGTagtttctttattattatgagAATTATTTGgttgataaaaaatatgatgATTGTTTTGGTCctcaataatttcatttaaataaaaaaaataatttaaaagaggAGTAATAAGAAACAGCATTATGCGGGTGAATTGCTACAAGAACGACACGTGgataattgttttgtttttctcaCATACGAGAAAAAGCGCGTTTGGGGCTCCACTATATATGAACCCTTACCATAATCCATTTCCACCATCttcaaaaatcacttttttaattCAACCCAAATCTTTTCTTCACAAATTCTCTTGAAATCCTCAATTGGGTCCTCAAAAGTCTCAAATTTTGATTCATTTGGTGAACaagtgttatttatttattgtgattATAACATATTTTTCTCCTTTACCATGGATGTTTCGTTTATTGGAAGCTCTCAAGTGAAGTTGGGAAAGACCAATTTTGCTTGTAGAAAATTGGGGTTTGTTATTGTTAAAGATAATTGCAGATTTTCAAATGGTAGAGTTAGTTTTGGTGAGAATTTAAGGTTGAAGAAAAGTGGAATAACTTTGAAAGCTCTTCATGTTGAACCAATTAAGGAgaagaagaataagtctaatgGATCTAGAACAAGATCCAAActagtgagtttttttttttttttttgttaatatgttTACTGTTGCTTTTTGGTTAGTGAGAGAGAGTATGAAAAAAGATTGAATTCTTAATGAGTTTGACTTGGAAGGAAATATAGTTGATTAATGACTAAATGTTTTATATAGGTGGTTTGACTATATTATATCTTTTAGCTTGAAAATTGAATGAACATGTCAAGGGTATTTTGTTAATATGTTTACTGTTGCTTTTTGGTTAGTGAGAGAGAGTATGAAAAAAGATTGAATTCTTAATGAGTTTGACTTGGAAGGAAATATAGTTGATTAATGACTAAATGTTTTATATAGGTGGTTTGACTATATTATATCTTTTAGCTTGAAAATTGAATGAACATGTCAAGggtatttgaattagtataTTGAATTCTTCATTTATATGGCTAATTAAGGTAAATAATGAAGTCAACTCTTTTAAgataattactttaattattgaGTGATAAATTTTCATTAGAGTTGTTATCTTATGATTTTAAGTAGAGATTTTGGAAGAAAAGTTACTCCTAGATATTTTGCGTGGGAAGTTTAGCTCATGTTAAAGATCAATAATTATGAGGATTTAAAACTTTTGCTATCATTAGTTGCACGAtgaatgaaaattgaaaatcatgACATAAAGATGTTAGTATCTAAGAGGGGTTTAATTACTAGATTCTAGTATATTTGTAGGGATCTTGCCATTTTGTGAGTTTGCTATTAGCATGTGTGTTCTGAGTTTGTTAACAGATTCATCGATTTTGATTTTAGCGAATTTGTGTTGTATCGATGTATTCTactaatttgaataaatgaatattattttttagttaaaaagaaTATTTGAAAATGTTTATTGTTATATATCATTCAAATTCACATCTAATGCAGTCATGTTACACGTTGGACACTTAGGATAgccaaatacattaaattttgaaatataatgtCAAATTGAAGGCATTGAAAAGTCACTAACATgcttaaaataatgtatatatgtTGCAGGTAGATGGTGTAAGATTATTTGTAGGACTGCCCTTAGATACAGTTTCTTATGACTGCAATTCAATAAACCATATTAGAGCAATTGGAGCAGGTCTCAAAGCATTGAAGCTATTAGGAGTTGAAGGTGTTGAACTACCAATTTGGTGGGGAATTGTTGAGAAAGAAGCCATGGGAGAATATAATTGGTCAAACTATCTTGCTATTGCTGAGATGATTCAGAAAGTTGGTCTCAAGCTTCATGTTACCCTTTGCTTTCATGCTTCTAAGAAACCAAATATTCCTTTACCAAAATGGGTATCTCAGATCGGCGAATCGCAGCCGAGTATTTTCTTTACCGATCGGTCGGGACAGAATTACGAAGAATGTCTGTCGTTGGCGGTTGATAATCTTCCTGTTCTTAATGGAAAGACTCCGGTACAAGTGTACCAAAGTTTTTGTGAGAGTTTCAAGTCTTCATTCTCTTCATTCATGAAGTCCACAATTACGgtacaaattttatattattggaCTAAATTAAACAAGATAACATCCACTTTTACATCGAAGTTCATATATGATATATCAGCTTACTTAAAAATGACATGTTTTTATTTGTCATGTATCGTACGATTCATAATAAGAATCTATATGATTGACAATGTCTTGATATTGCATTGCAGGGAATTTCCATGGGTTTAGGACCTGATGGCGAGCTTCGATATCCATCTCATCATGACATACCGAGTAACAGTAAAACTCAAGGAATAGGAGAATTCCAATGTTATGATCAAAACATGTTAAGTTCTCTCAAACAACATGCAGAATCATCTGGAAATCCTTTATGGGGACTCGGCGGTCCACACGATGTGCCTACGTATGACCAATCACCATACTCAAATAGCTTCTTCAAGGATGGTGGTTCTTGGGAGTCTTCATATGGTGACTTCTTCCTTTCATGGTATTCTTCTCAGCTCATAAAACATGGAGATTGTCTCCTTTCATTAGCATCTTCTACTTTTAGCGACACCGGAGTTTCAATATTCGGAAAAATCCCACTTATGCACTCATGGTATGGAACTCGCTCCCGTCCGGCCGAGCTAACAGCCGGGTTCTATAACACGGCCAAAAGAGACGGCTACGAACAAGTAGCAACGATGTTTGCGAAAAACTCATGCAAAATCATATTACCTGGAATGGATCTTTCGGATGCGAACCAACCCAACGAAACTCGTTCGAGTCCCGAGTTGCTACTTGCTCAAACCATGAAAGCTTTCAGAAATCATGGTGTGAAGGTTTCAGGTCAAAACTCATCGGAGTTCGGTTCTCCGGGAGGTTTTGAACAAATCAAGAAGAATATATCAGGTGACAATGTGCTTGACTTGTTCACATATCAAAGAATGGGAGCATATTTCTTTTCTCCAGAACATTTTCCTTCATTCACTGAGTTAGTTCGGAGTGTTAACCAACCGAAACTTCATTTTGACGATCTTCCGACCGAGGAGGAAGAAGGCGGCGGCGGCGAAACTGCGGTTATGAGCCAAGAATCAAGTGTGAGCATGCAAGCAGCCTAAAACATTGAAACTAATGTAAATTTGTAATGATAAAATTGTGCATATAACAATTAGTAGTTGAGGAGAAAATGAGGATGCATATTTCTACTTCAACCTCAAGTAGAGTTACATTACAATTATTCATTGTAAAGTAGCTGAGGATTGGTGGCATATGAAATTTTAGTATAAGTTTGTTTTAGATTGCAAATAATGAGTTgcttttgttaaaattattactCATTCATGAAGGGTTTGTTATTCCTTTATTGGTGATGAGAAGAATCTAAACAAAATGGACCAATAGTCCTTTTTGCTTCAACATTCATATCTATTTAATACTCCTAATGTTTCATATGTTTAAGGTTGTTGCatgtaattattttgtaaatttagattaaaattaaaatacactgATTTGTCTTTGGATGTTACTATCATAGATTGTTTTGTGAATAACTGAATATCTACTTTTTTATCCATCTGTTCTCAATAATCATATTCcatttatacttttaatttaaagttttatgtcatttgaaatgttattttattaagtgTTCTTTTGGGATGCAGATGGCTATTCATTCCACTAATAATCTTTGATGGTTTGCATATTTTTTAATGCTAATAATACCACTAAGTAAATATTTCACTATAACAACCTCATAAAATTGAATGTTAATATATCTTTTTTGTGGACGGaaatgttaatatatttaatcatatctaaaaatatatttagaaacatattgaatttgaaaacacatttaattttttaaaaaaactaacaagAATTGAACTCAGATTTCTTAagtaaaaatcttaaatttgaACATTGTAGATGAAAAAATATAACTGAGAGAGGAAATCTATTAAAGAATAAAGATAGTCAATTGAATTCTCGGTGGAGAATGATAATCAACAAAGCATATAATACTTCACAccaacaataaaattaaaacaaatataaatattaatttatatttataaaacggTATTAATTAGCCAAATATAAATGTTAGTTTTGAAGTACTTACACCAATTTGGAATAAATTATAAGTCAAATAAAGTTTTTATATAATGTAATGACTAACAAagtaatattttcaattttataaattttatttcacaaagtttttattttgaaaggaAGAAGGAAATAGTTATAACTGATTTTCGTATAATTCTTTTTGGAATACTAGCACATTCTCTTTTTATGGGTCAAAATTCACAAGTCCTATCAAATTATGTAAAATTCAGATGAATGATTATTGAATTCCATATTCAAAATAGTGAGACTTATTTGAGTTAATGAGTTTCAACAAATTAGAGAGATAGTGTTTGATAGAGATGTAAAGAAGGTTTTCACTAATTCTCt
Protein-coding sequences here:
- the LOC101498974 gene encoding inactive beta-amylase 9 — protein: MDVSFIGSSQVKLGKTNFACRKLGFVIVKDNCRFSNGRVSFGENLRLKKSGITLKALHVEPIKEKKNKSNGSRTRSKLVDGVRLFVGLPLDTVSYDCNSINHIRAIGAGLKALKLLGVEGVELPIWWGIVEKEAMGEYNWSNYLAIAEMIQKVGLKLHVTLCFHASKKPNIPLPKWVSQIGESQPSIFFTDRSGQNYEECLSLAVDNLPVLNGKTPVQVYQSFCESFKSSFSSFMKSTITGISMGLGPDGELRYPSHHDIPSNSKTQGIGEFQCYDQNMLSSLKQHAESSGNPLWGLGGPHDVPTYDQSPYSNSFFKDGGSWESSYGDFFLSWYSSQLIKHGDCLLSLASSTFSDTGVSIFGKIPLMHSWYGTRSRPAELTAGFYNTAKRDGYEQVATMFAKNSCKIILPGMDLSDANQPNETRSSPELLLAQTMKAFRNHGVKVSGQNSSEFGSPGGFEQIKKNISGDNVLDLFTYQRMGAYFFSPEHFPSFTELVRSVNQPKLHFDDLPTEEEEGGGGETAVMSQESSVSMQAA